One genomic window of Streptomyces sp. NBC_01276 includes the following:
- a CDS encoding anthranilate synthase component I family protein codes for MTTLLDTTTRAPADHGRRPLPVRIEESALDPHPPMELYEALRARFGEDVFLLESLESPEFDGNSAVVGFGRLAELRIHPGRISAVGVAPVLAELSAVADRLGLVEGPGGDRLFERPGQVWDVLRSVQASFDVDSTRPEYAFGFLATIGYGAAWYMEELPARDGSGDEAPDLVLTLFQDTVWYDLDAGTAVRLAARSEAFGPDGGPAARTDLAGIVERLTAGMAEPAGRAPGAPAPLAVRDSTDEAAFLGNVERCLRHIGVGDIYQIQIGHRIEVDTALTPADVYRRLRARNPSPYMYLVPRDGSTLIGASPEVLFRTEGDRIVMRPIAGTTPRSGDPAVDGPRIEALLASEKERAEHVMLVDLCRNDIGRVSLPSTLDARDVMTVETFSHVFHLVSTVEGLLAPGEDTWSALAATFPAGTVTGAPKIRAMEIISELESDSRGMYAGAVGLVDVRGWSRLALCIRTVTHDGSTYSTQSCAGIVADSSPAAEWRETLHKMGAAYWALTGEELLP; via the coding sequence GTGACCACACTGCTCGACACCACCACTCGGGCGCCGGCCGACCACGGCCGGCGCCCCCTCCCCGTCCGGATCGAGGAGAGCGCCCTCGACCCGCACCCGCCCATGGAGCTCTACGAGGCGCTGCGCGCCCGGTTCGGGGAGGACGTGTTCCTCCTGGAGTCCCTGGAGAGCCCCGAGTTCGACGGGAACTCGGCCGTCGTCGGCTTCGGCCGGCTCGCCGAGCTGCGGATCCACCCGGGGCGGATCTCCGCCGTCGGCGTGGCCCCCGTCCTGGCCGAGCTGTCCGCGGTCGCCGACCGGCTCGGGCTGGTCGAAGGACCCGGCGGAGACCGGCTGTTCGAGCGGCCCGGCCAGGTCTGGGACGTACTGCGGTCCGTGCAGGCGTCCTTCGACGTCGACAGCACCCGCCCCGAGTACGCCTTCGGCTTCCTCGCCACCATCGGCTACGGCGCCGCCTGGTACATGGAGGAGCTCCCCGCCCGCGACGGCTCCGGCGACGAGGCCCCCGACCTGGTCCTGACCCTGTTCCAGGACACCGTCTGGTACGACCTGGACGCCGGCACCGCCGTCCGGCTGGCGGCCCGGAGCGAGGCCTTCGGCCCCGACGGCGGCCCCGCCGCCCGCACCGACCTCGCCGGGATCGTCGAACGGCTGACGGCCGGCATGGCCGAGCCGGCCGGCCGGGCCCCCGGGGCCCCCGCCCCGCTGGCAGTCCGCGACAGCACGGACGAGGCCGCCTTCCTGGGCAACGTCGAACGCTGCCTGCGCCACATCGGCGTCGGCGACATCTACCAGATCCAGATCGGTCACCGCATCGAGGTCGACACGGCGCTGACCCCCGCGGACGTCTACCGCCGGCTGCGCGCGCGCAACCCCTCCCCGTACATGTACCTCGTCCCCCGCGACGGCTCCACGCTGATCGGCGCCAGCCCCGAGGTGCTCTTCCGCACCGAGGGCGACCGGATCGTCATGCGTCCCATCGCCGGCACCACCCCGCGCAGCGGGGACCCGGCGGTGGACGGGCCCCGGATCGAGGCCCTGCTCGCCAGTGAGAAGGAGCGGGCCGAGCACGTGATGCTGGTCGACCTGTGCCGCAACGACATCGGCCGCGTCAGCCTGCCCAGCACCCTGGACGCCCGCGACGTCATGACGGTCGAGACCTTCTCGCACGTCTTCCACCTGGTCTCCACGGTCGAGGGCCTGCTCGCCCCGGGGGAGGACACCTGGTCCGCGCTGGCCGCCACCTTCCCCGCCGGAACCGTCACCGGAGCCCCCAAGATCCGCGCCATGGAGATCATCTCCGAACTGGAGAGCGATTCCCGGGGCATGTACGCGGGGGCCGTCGGCCTGGTCGACGTCCGCGGCTGGTCCCGGCTGGCGCTGTGCATCCGTACGGTCACCCACGACGGGTCGACGTACTCCACCCAGAGCT
- the sbnB gene encoding 2,3-diaminopropionate biosynthesis protein SbnB produces MSRTTGAPSFAVIPGAQVHEVLDGRAPEVVGLIESAYRVHGEGGTVNPPSYFLRFPDRPTSRIIALPASIGGGAPVDGVKWISSFPENVAAGIPRASAVLILNDPQTGYPIACLESSIISAARTAASAALAADRLSPAGRRPRRIGFFGVGLIARFIHQYLAGTGWEFDEIGVHDLSTEHAEGFADYLTRSGEQGPVTVHDSAEKLIRESDLVVFATVAGTPHVTDPQWFGHNPLVLHVSLRDLSPEVILSGFNVVDDIEHCLKADTSPHLAEQLTGSREFVDGTLYDVLSGKLPVPEDKPVFFSPFGLGVLDLAVGRHIYDTLHAQGRLAVVEDFFHEMRRYG; encoded by the coding sequence ATGTCACGTACGACCGGCGCGCCCTCTTTCGCCGTGATCCCCGGCGCCCAGGTGCACGAAGTCCTGGACGGCCGTGCGCCCGAAGTGGTCGGATTGATCGAATCCGCATATCGGGTGCACGGTGAGGGCGGGACGGTGAATCCGCCGTCCTATTTCCTGCGCTTTCCCGACCGGCCGACCTCGCGCATCATCGCGCTTCCGGCGTCCATCGGGGGAGGGGCGCCGGTCGACGGAGTGAAGTGGATTTCCAGCTTCCCCGAGAATGTGGCGGCAGGAATTCCGCGCGCCTCGGCCGTACTGATCCTCAACGACCCGCAGACCGGCTACCCGATCGCCTGCCTGGAATCCTCGATCATCAGCGCGGCCCGCACCGCCGCCTCCGCCGCGCTGGCGGCCGACCGGCTCAGCCCGGCCGGCCGCCGCCCGCGCCGGATCGGCTTCTTCGGCGTCGGCCTGATCGCCCGCTTCATCCACCAGTACCTGGCGGGCACGGGCTGGGAGTTCGACGAGATCGGCGTGCACGACCTGTCCACCGAGCACGCCGAGGGCTTCGCCGACTACCTCACCCGCTCCGGCGAGCAGGGACCGGTCACCGTCCACGACAGCGCCGAGAAGCTGATCCGCGAGAGCGACCTGGTCGTCTTCGCGACCGTGGCGGGCACCCCCCACGTCACCGACCCGCAGTGGTTCGGGCACAACCCGCTCGTGCTGCACGTCTCCCTGCGCGACCTGTCGCCCGAGGTGATCCTCTCCGGCTTCAACGTCGTCGACGACATCGAGCACTGCCTCAAGGCCGACACCTCCCCCCACCTGGCCGAACAGCTCACCGGAAGCCGCGAGTTCGTCGACGGCACCCTCTACGACGTGCTCTCCGGGAAGCTTCCCGTCCCCGAGGACAAGCCCGTCTTCTTCTCCCCCTTCGGCCTCGGCGTGCTCGACCTCGCGGTCGGCCGGCACATCTACGACACCCTCCACGCGCAGGGCCGGCTGGCCGTCGTCGAGGACTTCTTCCACGAGATGCGCCGCTACGGCTGA
- a CDS encoding BTAD domain-containing putative transcriptional regulator: MATVGERPILVGGARQRTILALLLLSPGRIVPVDTLVDVVWNGRPPATARTQVAIVIAALRKAIKTEGVTEEVIVTAHPGYLLRAEGHALDTVTFTGLVAEAETAVRDARPADAARCYAEALALWRGPALAGVTGQLVEDEAARWEEVRINAYEAMTSVQLELGRHQLLLPELAATVREHPLRERTRYHFILAQYRSGRRAEAMESFREARRQFIDELGMDPGPELQELHDAILRDDPSLAYEAPVAAGADATGDALGARNRVVPSELPPDVPGFAGRREELIALDTLVDGQGEDSRAPTVGLITGVAGVGKTGLAVRWAHRVTEQYPDGRLFADLRGYDEHHAPTTAGDILSRFLRSLGVESEEVPNGLEDRIALYRSVLAERRVLLVLDNVRTFAQIRPLLPGSGGCTVLVTSREQLEQLVTWPPRARVHLGVLPEDESVELLGRIVGEARILAAPEDSARLVELCDRLPLALRIAAARLASKPHWSVRHLVTRLSDGRRRLDELSQGESQVRASFELSYRYLHKDAARLYRYLGLLSVPDFTAWVGAALMDQDVLDAERLIEHLVDAQFLEVVGVDATGQLRYRFQNLMRLYADELAREEESEEDRLAACDRVFRTCLTIAGEAHRREYGGDYGIVHSEVPRREIDAVLLEELLAAPLEWYEAERLSLVALVEQTARTGLSDLAWDLVASMTVLFESRNYLEDWRRCSEVALKAARGADNLRGEAAMEQQLGALDLRLRLLDRSAERHETALDLYARAEDAVGRALVLRNLAVIDRIRGEYGRAVERLGEALPVFRVAGDRASEAYVLNGLAQLALDQGQPEAAVELGLDAVRVSEAIQGGVSRSLAQGAYRLASAYLELGRLEEAEAAFARAVGIVEEKSDLLGQAYALLGLAQTRHSAGAAEAAERTFLEALEAARRTRSPMIEGQIRLALGEAYRGSGRDEEGQAHLRAALGIFQGIGAPPWEEKAVRALDRPGSGGAPAPGGAGKNA; the protein is encoded by the coding sequence ATGGCCACCGTGGGGGAGCGGCCGATTCTGGTAGGAGGTGCCCGGCAACGTACGATTCTGGCCCTTCTGCTCCTGAGTCCCGGGCGGATTGTGCCAGTTGACACACTTGTCGATGTAGTCTGGAACGGCAGGCCTCCTGCCACCGCGCGGACGCAGGTGGCCATCGTCATCGCCGCCCTGCGCAAGGCCATCAAGACCGAGGGCGTGACCGAGGAAGTCATCGTCACCGCCCACCCCGGGTACCTGCTGCGTGCGGAGGGGCACGCGCTGGACACGGTCACCTTCACCGGGCTGGTCGCCGAGGCCGAGACCGCGGTCCGCGACGCCCGTCCGGCCGACGCGGCCCGCTGCTACGCCGAGGCCCTGGCGCTGTGGCGCGGACCGGCGCTCGCCGGGGTCACCGGACAGCTCGTCGAGGACGAGGCGGCCCGCTGGGAGGAAGTCCGGATCAACGCCTACGAGGCGATGACCAGCGTCCAGCTGGAGCTCGGCCGGCACCAGCTGCTGCTTCCGGAGCTGGCCGCTACCGTACGGGAACACCCGCTGCGCGAACGCACCCGCTACCACTTCATCCTCGCCCAGTACAGATCCGGGCGGCGGGCCGAGGCGATGGAGAGCTTCCGGGAGGCGAGACGCCAGTTCATCGACGAACTGGGCATGGATCCGGGTCCCGAGCTCCAGGAGCTGCACGACGCGATCCTGCGCGACGACCCCTCCCTGGCGTACGAGGCGCCTGTCGCGGCCGGCGCCGACGCGACGGGCGACGCCTTAGGGGCGCGCAACCGCGTCGTGCCCTCCGAACTGCCCCCCGACGTACCCGGCTTCGCCGGACGCAGGGAGGAACTCATCGCCCTCGACACCCTGGTGGACGGGCAGGGTGAGGACAGTCGCGCGCCCACCGTCGGGCTGATCACGGGCGTCGCGGGCGTGGGCAAGACCGGCCTCGCCGTCCGCTGGGCGCACCGGGTTACCGAACAGTACCCGGACGGGCGGCTGTTCGCCGACCTCCGCGGTTATGACGAGCACCACGCCCCGACCACCGCCGGGGACATATTGAGCCGATTCCTGCGCTCCCTCGGGGTGGAGAGCGAGGAGGTGCCCAACGGGCTGGAGGACCGGATCGCGCTGTACCGCAGCGTCCTGGCCGAACGCCGGGTGCTGCTGGTGCTCGACAACGTACGCACGTTCGCACAGATCCGGCCCCTGCTGCCGGGAAGCGGCGGCTGCACCGTCCTGGTCACGAGCCGGGAGCAGCTGGAGCAGTTGGTCACCTGGCCCCCGCGGGCCCGGGTCCACCTCGGGGTGCTTCCCGAGGACGAGTCCGTCGAGCTGCTCGGCCGGATCGTCGGGGAGGCCCGGATCCTGGCCGCACCCGAGGACTCGGCCCGGCTGGTCGAGCTGTGCGACCGGCTGCCCCTGGCGCTGCGCATCGCCGCGGCCCGACTGGCGTCCAAGCCGCACTGGTCGGTGCGGCACCTGGTGACCCGGCTCAGTGACGGGCGGCGCCGGCTGGACGAGCTCAGCCAGGGCGAGTCCCAGGTCCGGGCGAGCTTCGAGCTGAGCTACCGCTACCTGCACAAGGACGCGGCCCGGCTCTACCGCTACCTCGGGCTGCTCTCGGTACCGGACTTCACCGCGTGGGTCGGCGCGGCGCTGATGGACCAGGACGTGCTCGACGCCGAGCGGCTGATAGAGCACCTCGTGGACGCCCAGTTCCTGGAGGTCGTCGGCGTCGACGCCACCGGGCAGCTGCGCTACCGCTTCCAGAACCTGATGCGGCTCTACGCCGACGAGCTGGCGCGTGAGGAGGAGAGCGAGGAGGACCGGCTGGCGGCCTGCGACCGGGTGTTCCGGACCTGCCTGACCATCGCCGGGGAGGCGCACCGGCGCGAGTACGGAGGTGACTACGGCATCGTGCACAGCGAGGTGCCCCGGCGGGAGATCGACGCGGTCCTGCTGGAGGAACTCCTGGCGGCGCCGTTGGAGTGGTACGAGGCCGAGCGGCTCTCGCTGGTCGCCCTGGTCGAGCAGACGGCCCGCACGGGCCTGTCCGACCTCGCCTGGGACCTGGTCGCCTCGATGACGGTCCTGTTCGAGTCGCGGAACTACCTGGAGGACTGGCGCCGGTGCAGCGAAGTCGCGCTGAAGGCGGCGCGCGGGGCGGACAACCTGCGCGGGGAGGCGGCGATGGAGCAGCAGCTCGGCGCCCTGGACCTGCGGCTGCGGCTGCTCGACCGGTCCGCCGAGCGGCACGAGACGGCCCTCGACCTCTACGCGCGGGCCGAGGACGCGGTGGGCCGGGCCCTGGTCCTGCGCAACCTCGCGGTCATCGACCGGATCCGGGGGGAATACGGCCGGGCCGTGGAGCGGCTGGGTGAGGCGCTCCCGGTGTTCCGCGTGGCGGGTGACCGGGCCTCGGAGGCCTACGTGCTCAACGGGCTGGCCCAGCTCGCCCTCGACCAGGGCCAGCCGGAAGCCGCCGTGGAGCTGGGCCTGGACGCCGTACGGGTCTCCGAGGCCATCCAGGGCGGTGTCTCCCGCAGCCTGGCGCAGGGTGCGTACCGGCTGGCCAGCGCGTACCTGGAGCTGGGCAGGCTGGAGGAGGCCGAGGCGGCCTTCGCCCGTGCGGTGGGCATCGTGGAGGAGAAGTCCGACCTGCTCGGGCAGGCCTACGCGCTGCTGGGCCTGGCGCAGACCCGGCACTCGGCAGGCGCTGCCGAGGCGGCCGAGCGGACCTTCCTGGAGGCCCTGGAGGCGGCCCGGCGCACCCGGAGCCCGATGATCGAGGGACAGATCCGGCTCGCGCTCGGCGAGGCCTACCGGGGGAGCGGGCGCGACGAGGAGGGGCAGGCGCACCTGCGGGCCGCGCTCGGCATCTTCCAGGGCATCGGCGCCCCGCCGTGGGAGGAGAAGGCGGTGCGGGCGCTGGACCGGCCGGGTTCCGGCGGCGCGCCGGCGCCCGGGGGTGCGGGGAAGAACGCGTAA
- a CDS encoding neocarzinostatin apoprotein domain-containing protein produces MRLWGSLARAALVLALAGVGFGGTAQAAPAAPRLLVKRTSGLLDGDIVGFSVTGGPAKAYVLVELCAPDTVAGACDADTGRQFRVLPDGTLPVFPKKLYAQLATGAGTFDCRTATAAHPCRLALTDITGAVLTTVPLAFRPHGEPEAAPTFRVDPDQGLVDGQSVHATGRGYEPQFHSAVMECVAGATEEAGCRARGRPPITTDQGRLDEEVLVSAAFNTIDGRAVDCRVAPGCELMVFGTRVRGPQSLQHPLRFAPTPTPARD; encoded by the coding sequence ATGAGGCTGTGGGGGTCACTCGCCCGCGCCGCGCTGGTGCTGGCGTTGGCCGGGGTGGGGTTCGGGGGGACCGCGCAGGCCGCGCCGGCGGCTCCGCGGTTGCTCGTGAAGCGTACGAGCGGGCTGCTCGACGGGGACATCGTCGGGTTCTCGGTCACGGGCGGGCCGGCCAAGGCCTACGTGCTGGTCGAGCTCTGCGCCCCGGACACCGTCGCCGGTGCCTGTGACGCGGACACCGGCCGGCAGTTCCGCGTCCTTCCGGACGGCACGCTCCCGGTGTTCCCGAAGAAGCTCTACGCGCAGCTCGCGACCGGCGCCGGCACCTTCGACTGCCGTACCGCGACCGCCGCCCATCCGTGCCGGCTGGCGCTGACCGACATCACCGGGGCCGTCCTCACCACCGTCCCGCTGGCCTTCCGGCCGCACGGGGAACCGGAGGCGGCGCCCACGTTCCGGGTGGACCCGGACCAGGGGCTGGTGGACGGCCAGTCCGTGCACGCCACCGGGCGGGGCTACGAGCCGCAGTTCCACTCGGCGGTCATGGAGTGCGTCGCGGGTGCCACGGAGGAGGCCGGCTGCCGGGCCCGGGGCCGTCCGCCGATCACCACGGACCAGGGCAGGCTCGACGAGGAGGTCCTCGTCTCGGCGGCGTTCAACACCATCGACGGCCGGGCGGTCGACTGCCGCGTCGCGCCCGGGTGCGAGCTGATGGTCTTCGGGACCCGGGTCCGGGGTCCGCAATCGCTGCAGCACCCCCTCCGCTTCGCCCCGACGCCGACCCCGGCCCGCGACTGA
- a CDS encoding amidohydrolase yields MDSTSTSTTSTTTGTAPLHEAIRSTVAGLDGVLPQALELYRELHAAPELSGQEEQTAARFAAWLRDAGCEVTQGVGGHGVVGVLRNGEGPLVALRADMDALPIAESTGLPYASTRTATTDDGRSVPVAHACGHDAHVACAAGAASLLGRARDTWSGTFMVIGQPAEETLTGAGAMLEDGLFERFGVPDVILAQHVAPLPCGVVAHGPGALTAATTVVEVVIHGRGGHGAAPHLSIDPVLTAAATVQRLQSVVSRENNPFEPLVVTVGALRAGTVPNVIPDRAELGISIRCYSDDQLDRAVAAVERIVRAESAAAGCPRDPDITVGPKAPVNINDPAAAARVHAAHTALLGPRRVLSTPPMLAGEDFPFFAHGSTPAVPTVYWFLGCVSAADWRAAPGGSPQEKVQSLPANHAADFAPAAEATLRHGISAAAAAVLALASVERRQGAEAGHR; encoded by the coding sequence ATGGACAGCACCAGCACCAGCACCACCAGCACCACCACCGGCACGGCCCCGCTCCATGAGGCGATCCGGTCGACGGTGGCGGGCCTCGACGGCGTACTGCCGCAGGCCCTCGAGCTCTACCGGGAGCTGCACGCGGCCCCCGAGCTGTCGGGGCAGGAGGAGCAGACCGCCGCGCGCTTCGCCGCATGGCTGAGGGACGCCGGATGCGAGGTGACGCAAGGCGTCGGCGGTCACGGCGTGGTGGGCGTCCTCCGCAACGGCGAAGGCCCGCTGGTGGCGCTGCGCGCCGACATGGACGCCCTCCCGATCGCCGAGTCCACCGGACTTCCGTACGCGAGCACCCGGACCGCGACGACGGACGACGGACGCTCCGTCCCGGTGGCGCACGCCTGCGGCCACGACGCCCATGTCGCGTGTGCGGCCGGCGCGGCATCCCTGTTGGGCCGCGCGCGCGACACCTGGTCCGGGACGTTCATGGTGATCGGGCAGCCCGCCGAGGAGACGCTGACCGGTGCCGGCGCCATGCTGGAGGACGGGCTGTTCGAACGGTTCGGTGTCCCGGACGTGATCCTGGCACAGCACGTCGCGCCCCTGCCGTGCGGAGTCGTCGCCCATGGACCCGGTGCGCTGACGGCGGCGACCACCGTGGTGGAGGTGGTCATCCACGGCCGGGGCGGCCATGGCGCGGCGCCCCACCTGAGCATCGATCCGGTGCTGACGGCCGCGGCCACCGTGCAGCGGCTGCAGTCGGTGGTCTCCCGGGAGAACAACCCGTTCGAACCCCTGGTCGTCACGGTGGGTGCCCTGCGCGCCGGGACCGTTCCCAATGTCATTCCCGACCGTGCCGAGCTGGGCATCAGCATCCGCTGCTATTCCGATGACCAACTGGATCGGGCCGTCGCGGCGGTCGAGCGGATCGTGCGGGCCGAATCTGCGGCGGCGGGATGCCCCCGTGACCCGGACATCACGGTCGGACCCAAGGCACCCGTGAACATCAACGACCCGGCCGCTGCCGCGCGGGTGCACGCCGCCCACACGGCGCTGCTGGGCCCGCGGCGCGTCCTGTCCACGCCGCCGATGCTGGCCGGTGAGGACTTTCCGTTCTTCGCGCACGGATCCACCCCGGCCGTCCCGACCGTGTACTGGTTCCTCGGGTGTGTGAGCGCCGCGGACTGGCGCGCCGCTCCCGGTGGTTCACCGCAGGAGAAGGTGCAGTCCCTGCCCGCCAACCACGCCGCGGACTTCGCTCCGGCCGCGGAGGCCACTTTGCGGCACGGCATCAGCGCCGCGGCCGCCGCGGTACTGGCGCTCGCGTCGGTGGAGCGACGGCAGGGGGCCGAGGCCGGCCACCGGTAG
- a CDS encoding response regulator → MTIRIVVADNEQLIRDSLSVILSAPEDMNVVAVAADGAQAVAAVREAGADVVVLDLDMPVMNGLEAAEAVRAEAPDCGIVILTSHGRPGYLQRSMRLGVRGFITKDTSAAKLADVVRQVHGGGRFIDPEIATDALALGGSPLSTREREVLTLSGEGLRLGEIAGRLCLAEGTVRNYMSSIMSKLDVDNRVAAHRAAREAGWL, encoded by the coding sequence GTGACGATCCGCATCGTCGTGGCGGACAACGAGCAGCTGATCCGCGACTCGCTGTCCGTCATCCTCTCCGCGCCCGAGGACATGAACGTGGTCGCGGTCGCGGCCGACGGCGCCCAGGCCGTGGCCGCGGTACGCGAGGCCGGCGCCGACGTGGTCGTCCTCGACCTCGACATGCCGGTGATGAACGGACTGGAGGCGGCCGAGGCCGTCCGGGCCGAAGCACCCGACTGCGGAATCGTCATTCTCACCAGTCACGGACGCCCCGGGTACCTGCAGCGCAGCATGCGCCTGGGGGTACGCGGCTTCATCACCAAGGACACCTCGGCCGCGAAGCTGGCCGACGTCGTACGCCAGGTCCACGGCGGCGGCCGGTTCATCGACCCGGAGATCGCCACGGACGCACTGGCCCTCGGCGGCAGTCCGCTCAGCACACGTGAGCGCGAGGTGCTCACCCTCTCCGGCGAAGGGCTCAGGCTCGGAGAGATCGCGGGACGGCTGTGCCTGGCCGAGGGCACCGTGCGGAACTACATGTCCTCGATCATGAGCAAACTCGACGTGGACAACCGGGTCGCCGCCCACCGGGCGGCCAGAGAAGCCGGCTGGCTGTGA
- a CDS encoding sensor histidine kinase: MHGRTPTTVARAVAWLILLTATVFLLEAMALWLAHRPPPGQVVAAVLGSVAFGFGYARTVWDAVARGRGRNRHQADLAVCASVSFAMLLALGPAWGALPCLAAGAAVVSLTPRRWGWVVPLILAGTALAGLMLAVPADVLVDMLVKSAVTVMVLGTLGVLPPFAREMHDNRAELARLAVVEERLRFSRDLHDVLGHGLSVIGMKMEVALLLIGNDPDKAAGEIRDALGISRESASDLRTLVRGYRQQSIAAELDGVRSVLSSAGIGCRADEVPPDIPQHVQDVTGWIVREGVTNILRHSKATECRIKLRVNDGRLMIEISNDNPIAPGSEGRTGGSGLRGLRERLAVVGGELTTGVHNGTFTLLAHAPLGEGKRHDSGAEVIHR, from the coding sequence ATGCACGGGCGCACGCCCACCACGGTCGCCCGCGCCGTCGCCTGGCTGATCCTGCTGACGGCAACGGTCTTCCTCCTTGAGGCCATGGCCCTGTGGCTGGCCCACCGGCCGCCCCCCGGCCAGGTCGTCGCCGCCGTACTGGGCTCCGTGGCCTTCGGGTTCGGCTACGCCCGCACGGTGTGGGACGCCGTGGCCCGCGGCAGGGGGCGCAACCGGCACCAGGCGGACCTCGCGGTGTGTGCCAGCGTCTCCTTCGCCATGCTGCTGGCCCTCGGGCCGGCCTGGGGCGCACTGCCCTGCCTGGCCGCCGGAGCGGCCGTGGTGAGCCTCACCCCGCGGAGGTGGGGCTGGGTCGTACCGCTGATCCTCGCCGGCACCGCTCTGGCCGGGCTGATGCTGGCCGTGCCCGCCGACGTACTGGTGGACATGCTGGTCAAGAGCGCCGTCACCGTCATGGTGCTCGGAACGCTGGGGGTGCTGCCCCCGTTCGCCCGGGAGATGCACGACAACCGCGCCGAACTCGCCCGGCTGGCGGTCGTGGAAGAGAGGCTGCGCTTCTCACGCGACCTGCACGATGTGCTCGGCCACGGCCTGTCCGTGATCGGCATGAAGATGGAGGTGGCCCTCCTGCTCATCGGGAACGACCCGGACAAGGCGGCGGGGGAGATCCGGGACGCGCTCGGCATCTCGCGCGAATCGGCTTCCGATCTGCGCACCCTGGTCCGGGGGTACCGCCAGCAGTCCATCGCGGCGGAACTCGACGGTGTGCGCTCCGTCCTCTCCTCCGCGGGCATCGGCTGCCGAGCGGACGAGGTGCCCCCGGACATCCCGCAGCACGTGCAGGACGTGACGGGCTGGATCGTCCGCGAGGGCGTCACGAACATCCTGCGGCACAGCAAGGCCACGGAGTGCCGCATCAAGTTGAGGGTGAACGACGGACGACTCATGATCGAGATCTCGAACGACAACCCGATCGCCCCCGGGTCCGAGGGCCGCACGGGCGGCAGCGGACTGCGCGGTCTGCGGGAACGCCTCGCCGTCGTCGGCGGCGAGCTGACCACGGGCGTCCACAACGGTACGTTCACGCTGCTCGCGCACGCGCCGTTGGGTGAGGGCAAGCGACACGATTCCGGAGCCGAGGTGATCCACAGGTGA
- a CDS encoding ABC transporter permease, protein MSWFRFTYSQFLLSQRVYWRDLGFALTGALLPLGLSLAYTVSQHGEGEIAGFDSGVYLLPGFIGFVLLWIVYNVINSAASRRDRLVYKRLRGTPLPDTAILAGEAASGSVTSLIQVAILVVAGVVAIDAPMPRNPLLLLVGIVLGALAFSLLAIGLSGLLPSGEVSTWIVTPVILLMMMTSGIAMPISSLPGWAQHIAPYLPSSPVVEIVRTAYLGRDFASDPAASGHLATVGFVASFQACAAPIGLLCAWMGLSFSMGKRFFRWDPRRSA, encoded by the coding sequence ATGAGCTGGTTCCGCTTCACCTACTCGCAGTTCCTCCTCTCCCAGCGCGTCTACTGGCGGGACCTGGGCTTCGCCCTGACCGGCGCGCTGCTCCCGCTCGGCCTGAGCCTGGCGTACACCGTGAGCCAGCACGGTGAGGGGGAGATCGCAGGTTTCGACTCGGGGGTGTACCTGCTTCCCGGCTTCATCGGCTTCGTCCTGCTGTGGATCGTGTACAACGTCATCAACTCGGCCGCGTCCCGCCGGGACCGGCTGGTTTACAAAAGGCTGCGCGGCACCCCGCTGCCGGATACGGCCATTCTGGCCGGCGAAGCGGCCAGCGGCAGCGTCACCAGCCTGATCCAGGTCGCCATCCTGGTCGTCGCCGGGGTGGTTGCGATCGACGCGCCCATGCCCCGCAATCCCCTGCTGCTGCTCGTCGGCATCGTGCTCGGGGCGCTGGCCTTCTCCCTGCTGGCCATCGGTCTCTCCGGGCTGTTGCCCAGCGGGGAGGTCTCCACCTGGATCGTCACCCCGGTCATCCTGCTCATGATGATGACCTCCGGCATCGCCATGCCCATTTCGAGCCTCCCGGGCTGGGCGCAGCACATCGCGCCGTATCTGCCCTCCAGTCCGGTCGTCGAGATCGTCAGGACCGCCTACCTGGGCCGGGACTTCGCCAGCGACCCGGCAGCGTCGGGCCACCTCGCCACCGTCGGCTTCGTCGCGTCCTTCCAGGCCTGCGCCGCGCCCATCGGCCTGCTCTGCGCGTGGATGGGCCTGTCGTTCTCGATGGGCAAGCGGTTCTTCCGCTGGGATCCCCGCCGGTCCGCCTGA